From a single Nicotiana tomentosiformis chromosome 2, ASM39032v3, whole genome shotgun sequence genomic region:
- the LOC138905324 gene encoding uncharacterized protein, producing the protein MADDEQRRLERFGRLRPPSFSGAESEDAQGFMDKCQRMLQTAGILETSGVSFTIFQFSRAAFRCWEAYERRRTKFVPQSRREELRRQFEQLRQDGMSVMQYEMRFSELARHAVWLVPTDRERIRTFIDGLIYQLRLLMTRERVSGATFDEVVDIARKIEIVCSQEHREREAKRPRGPGDFSGVPSGGQF; encoded by the exons atggcagatgatgagcagaggagacttgagagatttgggaggcttcgacctccatcatttagcggtgctgagtcagaggatgctcagggttttatgGATAAGTGCCAACGGATGCTTCAGacggcgggtattctggagaccagtggggtctcgttcactatttttcagttttctagggctgccttcagatgttgggaggcttatgagagacgCAGGAcg aagtttgtgccacagtctCGTAGAGAAGAgctacgcagacagtttgagcagttacgtcaggatggcatgtctgtgatgcagtacgagatgagattttctgagttggctcgccATGccgtttggttggttcccactgatagggagaggattaggacgttcattgatggcctcatatatcagctacggttacttatgactcgggagagagtatctggtgctacttttgatgaggttgttgacattgctcggaaGATAGAGATTGTCTGTAGTCAAGAACAtagagagagggaggccaagaggcctcgtggaccaggtgatttcagcggtgttccatcagggggtcagttttaa